atattttataataactttaaatggaatataatctataaaaatattgaatcactatgttgtacacctgaaactgatatattataaataaactatactttaaaaaaaggttGTCTATTATTTGATCAAAACAATTAAAGAAATTGTGCcttaataatagtaattaatgCAAGAATAGTAACTCCATTTTCTATTTCCTATTGCCACCTTTGTTCTGGGCAATTTACAAGCCCAACAGAAGGAATTTTAGCCACTTCTGGGGTGTGACCTTATAGTAGtggtttttgttagtttgttttgagcatacacatttttttaattataaaagtgttgtggggcttccctggtggcgcagtggttgagaatccgcctgccaatgcaggggacgtgggttcgagccctggtccaggaagatcccgcatgccgcggagcagctaagcccgtgtaccacaactagtgagcctgtgctctagagcctgcgagccacaactactgagcctgcatgccacaactactgaagcccgcgcgcctagagcccgtgctctgcaacaagagaggtcaccacaatgagaagcctgcacaccacaatgaagagtggccccctctcgctgcaactggagaaggcccacgcacagcatggaagactcaacgcagccaaaaataaattaattaaataaataaatttaaaaaaagaaaaaaagtattgtgATATCTATCGCATATGGAATgcatgaacaacaaggtcctactgtatagcacagggaactgaattcaatatcctgtgataaaccataatggaaaagaatatgaagaagaatgtgtatatatatatatatatatatatatatatatatatatatgtgtgtgtgtgtgtgtgtgtgtgtaactgaatcactttgctgtacagcagaaattaatacaacattgcaaatcaactatactggaataaattttttttaaaagtgctgtGTTGACTGTAAGAAATTTAGGAAGCACTGAAAGCAATGGAAAAATAATGTGGAATCCCCCAGTCCCCCAAAaaaaacttaagagaaaaaaaaaaagtcttagtcTATAAAAATCGCTTTAAATTGAGAACCTCACTGCTCAAGAGAAGCTTCATCCTTCAGCTGATAAGTAAGTTGTTTTAGATcactaattaaaacaaaacatacatacaaaagagaactcaaaaatttttaaattcttacagAACTCTCAGGCCCTTGAGGAAATATCCAGTGACTCTCAATCTGAGAAACAGTGTAAATAGTGCTAAGAAAGGTTTTACAGCCAtaacttttcttttgtcttaattCAGCACCATCTTGGTTACATCTTTGGTGTTCAACTACCTGGaacaccaaaccaaaacaaagagaTATCACAGAATCCATGTTTCAAGTTTCTGTTTCCATTCCTGGAAGACAGAAGTCTTGAGGGCTCtaattcactttatttatttattttttaaaattttactgggacttccctggtggcacagtggttaggaatctgcctgccaatgtaggggacacaggttcaagccttggtccaggaagatcccacatgccatggagcaactaagcccatgcgccacaactactgagcctgagctctggagcccgtgagccacaactactgagcccaagtgccacaactactgaagcccacatgcctaaagcccgtgctccacaacaagagaagccaccacaatgagaagtccacacaccgcaacgaagagtagcctctgctagctgcaactagagaaagcctgcacgcagcatcgaagacccaacacagccaaaaataataaataaatttataaaaaaaaacactttattgaagTATTGGTCTATTggtcctatacagtaggaccttgttgtttattctaactcattttaaatcacaaaattCAACAAAGATTCTAAGGGCGATAAGAAAGGCTGACAAAGTGAGACAAATTTAAGTGATGGCAGATggcaaaagagacagaaaaacaaagcgGGATCTGAAAAAGCAGACCTTGTGCTGACCAAGAgccttaaaatacattaaaaaaaatatacactCATGAGCATCCATCCCTAAGAACAGCATGAATGACAGCACAGCTGAAGAACTGACCCAGTGTCACCaataaaagattaaattatgCATAATATACCCTCCCTCTCTGGGAAGGCAGGGAAATATGTACCTGGGTATTTTGGAAAGTTGCCAGTGAAAATGAAACCTTAAACTTAGGGAATCAGGCAATTAAAAGTTAAAAGGGACTTTAGGGTTTGCCTCTCTTCTAACAGCATAGTGAATAAAAGAGGTTGTTATGAACTCTGTGGTTCTCAGTGCTGGTTGTGCACTGGAACTACTGGgatgctttaaaaatactgatgtctagggtttccctggtggcgcagtggttgagaatctgcctgccagtgcaggggacacgggttcgagccctggtctgggaagatcccacatgccgcggagcaactgggcccgtgagccacaactactgagcctgcgcgtctggagcctgtgctccgcaacaagagaggccgcgatagtgagaggcccgcgcaccgcgacgaagagtggtccccgcttgccacaactagagaaaagccctcgcacagaaacgaagacccaacacagccaaaaaaaaaaaaaaaatactgatgtctgGGCCCATCCCCAGAGATTATGATGTAATAGGGCTGGGGTGCAGCAAGGGATTGATTGggattttggtttttctttaagctttccaggtgattctaatgtgcagccaattGGGGGAGGCAGTTAAAGGAAGTACACAAAAGTTGCCCAAGTCaactaaactttctttttttttttttatgggatcttcgttccttgaccagggattgaactggagcccacagcagtgaaagcaccgagtcctaaccactggactgcgagGGAATTCCCTCATCTAAACTTCTAAGAGCAAACGAGACCCCTAGGGACAGCCTTTCATGGGCACAGCCAACTCCCCTCAGGTCCCATGACTGCACACCCATATTCTGTCTGACCCACACCACACCCAACTCAAACACAGAGTTTATCTTAGGGTGTCTGCCCTCAAGGAGACCACCTTCCTGCTTCCCTTTCAGCTGATGCCTCAGGAAAGGAGCACACTCTCAAGAAAAGCTTCCTGCAGAAATTTCTGTGAGAGTAACATGTTTACAGGTGTTGAGAGACAGTCACTTAGTGAATTGGTCATTAGTTCAATAGTTCAAAACTATTTACTTTGTCCTTTCAATGTGACTcgcgtggggtggggggcagggcagatGGTTAAAAGTTGACCAAGATGAATAAAAGAGGGGTGGGCAAAAAAGGTGATATAGATTATCCACTTGCCCTGGTCTGAGCCATTCCAAGACTCAGGCCTGAAAGTCTGAAGTTAACCTACTGGGCTCTTGACTCACCTGGTGTACCCATGAGCATGCCGCCTTTGGTAGATGTCTTTTTTAGGTGATAGGCTCTTACTTCGGCCTCTGTCTCTCCTATTTACCTTAGAGTTGTGCCTGTAACAGATacagagggcagagaggagaagaGCTTTTTCAATACAGTGGCTTTTACCATGTCCCTCAAATGATGGAAGAAAAGCTAACAGTTTTAGAACTATAATCCAAATTGAAGAAAATAGAGGGAAGAagtggaagaaaaacaaaggcaTAAGGATACATAAGATTTGGTATTAATCTCACTCTAGAGACtccacatatataaatatgtagttCTAGGGGTCTGagctttacattaaaaaaaaaaaaaaaaaaagtaaagataataACAAAGCAAAGACATTTGGAAGAGTTGATGAACAGACATCGCTAAAAGCAAATACCAGCTGTAACCAGGCCCCCACATTCACAGGTTATTTCCCACTGAATTCCCATACTTACGGTTTGCTTGGCCTTGGGGACCGTGACCTTCTGCCCGGGGATCGAGACCTCCTGTCCCGAGACCCTGCTTCTCTGGTGCTCTTCTTGCTGGCATGTCTcggaggtgagggagaggagcTTCTGGACCTGGAGTAATTCTTCAACCCACGCACTCGCTTTTGCTCAGCTGTCAGAGGACCCTGCAGTCCCTGGCTATGGTCAGAGTTCCTGACCTATATCatcaaggaaaggaagaaaagctaTTCATAGGAAAATCTAGCAGCTCAGGAGAAGATGCAGTgaaacaagaaaatgaataagCACTGAGGTTCTGTAAGGAGCCAACTGGGTATACCAATCCCATCACATAGTTATCACTGAGAGCTGTATAAACTTAGGAAAGTTATCCTCAGAATGCCCTAAAAGGATTATCACCCAACCACCTAAATTGGCTTGGCTCTTTGCTACAGCCTAAGGAGGAGCAGGAGGCAGAATATGGAGGAGAGGACCTCAGGTTAAACatactgaggggaaaaaaggaatccaGAGGGatgtacatttatcaaaaagTCATCAACCCTTAAAATGTACGCATGTCATGTAAGTTATATGCAGAGGGATGGACGGAATGCCTCAACGCCCACTGGTAGTTTAGCCTCTCTGCTCAGAGGGCCCTCAGCCATAGTCAGAGGCTCAGGGATAAGGAATGGgcctgttctccagtctgtgcTGCCCAAACTCCCTTCTTTCCGCATGTCTGATTGGCTGCTAAATATTCTCTGCGTCCAAAAAGGCAGCCAGGTTGGCACGTTCCAGTCCCACGGTCACTGCCTTTGAGAAGCCCATATCCTTACCTGTAAGCCATATCCAGGGACTTTGGACAAAACAGGGGAAGAATTTGCCATCTTCTTTTGAGATCTAAGAGATTAAAACACATActcattgaaaaagaaaatgcctaAAGGTCCAGTTTACAGCTCTTGTGCTGAGACGTGCTTCCTGTTTCAAACGTGACCTTTCCCACCTGCCGGCTCTCACATGGGAGTGTGTTTCTCTATCTTTGCTGGAAGATGCATTAGCACAGTCATGTTTTTCCTGCGAAAAACCGTGGGCCTTGCTTTTCAGCCCCAGCACCCGAGCACATTCTCCTCTCACCTCGTGCTGCTATTCTAAGGACTACGAGTGAGTCAGCAGAGACAGCGCTGGCGGCTCCcgcaaagaagacacacagaacaGGTCCAGATGGGCCCATTaatgtatttggaaaaaaaaaaaaaaaaaaaaagcttccataAAACCCACTTAAGTCTTGCAGGAATCAAGAGCTGAGATGAAAGTCATATCCAGGACGTATGACCTAAGACTGACACAGCTACAGCCAGCTCCCCTGGGGGTTTCACCAACTCCTCCGGGAACTCAAGTGCTAGCTGGCCAGCTCTGGGGACAGAGGGCCGGTGTGCAAGTGTTCTCCACTGAACCCCCAGAACCTGGTGGCTCCTGGCCTGGAGCAGGTATTCAGTTCgtatctgtggaatgaatgagtgagtgaatcaaCGGTGCAGGAGGCCGCTCCACACGCTCACCTCTCCCGGCCGTGCTCATCCTCGCTGCTGCAACGATCACTGCCTGAGCTTCTGTGCTTATGTTTCTtgtgcttctttttcttctccttcttcttcttcttctcctttttttccagactcatttgCAACTAGAAAATGCCCAGAACATAACCACGCAAGATTACTGGGACCCCTGTCAGTCCCTCTGAGGGGATGGGGTCATGTGTAAACTACCTGCCTCCAGGCCTCAGGGTCTACAGGGGTCCAGGACACGATCAGACGTCCCCTGTCGACAAGAGTGGAGGGTCTGGACCCTGGTTGTGCACAAATGCCCCTAGACTACTGAACGgactcactggtgggtggggctgggaatcTGTGTTTTGAAACAGTCCCCAGAACCACTGCCTAGGAATTCCCATTTGTCAAAAGACTGCAACTCCGCTGACAGTAATCAGGGACCACAAGATCAATCTTTAAATTTTCCTTACCAACTAATCCAAGAAACAATCACATAATATGTTACATGAGTGATGAATGGGCCCTAAAGGCTTGATACCACCTGATCTCCTGAACACACTGCATGATCATGCTTTCCACAGGCATATCCCAATAcccctctttttctggaagaaTGATATAACATGCTGTTTTTCCAACCAAAggacataaaagagaaaatcaagcaTAATTAAGCTTTATATGTTAAGATTGCACAAAATCACCAGGAGAAGGTctctaaaagacaaaaatgtttaaagcCATTCTGCTTTCCCTCTCGTAAGAGTAAATGGAGAGGAGTTTTCATGTTAAGTAGCTCTTGATGCTTATTTGATGTACTACTTACCAattctttgattttcttcattttcacagGATTATTCAatacctctctttttttctcttcttctttcttcctaaaGAGAAGTTATAAAAATCATGATTCTTTCTTTCAGAAAAGGGGATTAAATCATTCATTCTACTCTCCATAATTCTATGCAGGAATCTTTTTTCTCAATGCAGGCAGACAGGCCCCATGGTGCAATCTGCATGATTGTGTGGAAGCCAGAAATCTTTCCCAAATCTGCATAAGGGATTGAATATTGTGGGGAAAGTTCACACTGGTTCCCTGTTGTGCAAGAAAGTGAGTTTGGTCTGTTGCTTGTTAAGCTTCATGCTCAGGGCTTCCCAACTGGTCAAGTAAATGTATGTCATCTTGTGTATCAAACGTATGCAACATTTCAATACTACCTCCACTGTTTAGCATGATAACCCCTGGGAAATAAACAGAATGGATTCCTCTTTCAAGAAGTCTTACTCTTACATAGTGTTCATAGGAGGGTAAACTGGTCAACCTTCCTGGAGGACAATTCGGCAACATTTATCACAGCCTGTATATACTCACAAACTCTTTAATCTTACAAATGCTTCCTCAAGAATTTGTTACTGAAAGGATATAATCTAGGAAGGtcgggggcttccccggtggtgcagtggttgagaatccgcctgcccatgcaggggacacgggttcgagccctggtctgggaagatcccacatgccgcggagcaactaggcccgtgagccacaactactgagcctgcgcgtctggagcctgtgctccgcaacaagagaggccgcgatagtgagaggcccgcgcaccgcgatgaagagtggcccccacttgccacaactggagaaagccctcgcacagaaacgaagacccaacacagccaaaaataaataaataaataaataaatttatttttaaaaaaaatctaggaagGTCACTAAAAAGGTGTTCATATTGTAACAATGAAAACTTGGAAACAAGTTAGGGATCCAACAGgagaatattaataaattatggtagacgtaaaaaaaaaaaaaaaaaaaaaaattatggtagagacttccctggtgggccagtggttaagaatccgccttccaatgcaggggatgcaggttcaatcactggtcagggaactaagatcccacatgctggggcaactgagcccacgcaccacagctagagagcccgcatgccacaatgaaagatcctgcgtgtcacaactaagacccaatgcaaccaaaaataaataaataaaaatttaaaaaaacaaaacaaaaaaaagaaagggaaggtgtcaaaaaaatgtttaaaaataaataaataaattatggtatatccatacaatatagatattaaaaatgaTGTGACAGAAGCATAGTCAGCAACATAGAAAAATGTCCCATATATATGATTAGGTGATAAAAAggagtttataaaataatatgcacaatatttgtacaccaatgttcatagcagcattattcacaataaccaaaaggtggaaataacccgtGTgcatgacagatgaatggattaaaaaatgtggtatacacatgcaatggaatattattcagccttaaaaaggaaggaaattttgatacatgctacaacatggatgaaccttgaagacattatgctaagtaaaataagccagtcacaaaaaaacaaatattgaatgaTTTCAACTTTTATGAGGTTCAGAATAGTCCAACTcatagaaatgaaaagtacaatagtggttgccaggggctggggggaaaaggaaatgaagagttGTTGCTTAACAGATACAgattttcagttatgcaagatgaaaaacTTCTGGAGACTGGTTGCACAACAATTTGGATACCCTTACTACTGAactatatatatacttaaaatggttaaaatggtaaattttatgtcatgtgtattttaccacaatttttaaagagaaggaaattctgacacatgctataacacAATGAACCTTgatgacattatgctgagtgaaataggtcagtcacaaaaggacaaataccatatgattccacttatatgggtAACTACAGTAGTAACATTCATAGGAACAGAAAGTagaagtggttgccaggagctgggaagaggagagaatggggacttattgtttaatgagtataaGGTTTCAGTTgcgaagatgaaaaagttctggagaaggataggtagtggtgatggttgcaaaatgatgtgaatatacttactgctactgaaatgtacacttaaaaatagttaagatgggacttccatggtggcgcagtggttaagaataggcctgtcaatgcaggtgacacgggttctagccctggtccaggaagatgccatatgccgcggagcaactaagcctgtgcgccacaactactgagcctgtgctctagaccctgcgaaccacaactactgagcccacgcggcacaactactgaagcccatgcgctctagggcctgtgcttcGAAACAaaagaagctaccgcaatgagaagcacgtgcaccacaatgaagagtagcccccactcgccacaactagagaaagcccgtgtgcagcagcgaagacccaatgcagccaaaaataaataaataaataaaataaatttattaaaaaacaaacaaacatgtacTCATGATACAATGTGAGTGTGGGAAGAGTGCCTGCTCACATTTGTATGCTGGTGAGTttaaggaactttaaaaaaaaaagaaaaaaaaaagttaagatggtaaattttatgttatgtatattttaccacaataattaATTAAGAAGCtaacaaaatgggagaaaatatttatatataaatatatatctgtaatatatagataactttaaaagaattttcaaaagaaatgtaaataagaaataaacattttttaatgttcaaCCTTACAcacttgaaataaaataatgaaaattaaaaacaaaaacaaaaaaaacgcaCCACATGATTTAACACCCAAAATGCAGCTCTACTTTGATCTGTTACATATTAgggttaaataaaattctaaagttTCTTTTCAAAGGGTTctgctgcaaaaaacaaacaaaggggAGGGGTAGAGGGTAGGGGAAAAGGCCTATTCACCCCCCCAGCCAACTCTACACATATCCCCCAATTCCTAAGAAGCTGCCAGTCTTTCTCACCTTGCTTCTACCTCTTATTTTTGTTTAAGGGCCAAAGGTAAATGAGTAAATTTGGTCTGGTCTGGTACCTTTACCAATCTCTTCCCAAACAGCCTAGTTCAGGCACCCTTAATAGAGTCTCCTTCTTAACATCAGAAGCCCAAATGGAGACAAATCCTTTTACATGGCAGACAAAAGCCAACAGGAAACCAACTGCAAAGCAAGAGGCGAGATAACATCTCTGCTAAGCATCTCTGTAATAGAACCCCTTTCTCAGCCGCTCATCAGTACCTGATGATGAAGAGAGGATCCTCCCGGATTTTGCTGGCCATGTCAAGAAGGGAATTGGCACCTGACGGGGCAAAGATAGAGCCTGGGAGGAGTCCTGTCTCAGAAGAACAGCCTGTCTCCTTCTCCTCCATCTTCTCAAAAACGTATTTGTCAATGGGGCGCCCCAGCAAGTACTCATCACGGTTCACCATCCCACCAGGACCCTGGTACATCCAGtccaatttttcttcctttttcctagttcaaaaaaaaaaaaatacagtcaaaGAAAATGTAGACTTCTCAAACCTACACACAAAACCTGAACATGAGGGATAGATAAGCACAGCTGGGGGAATCcactggcggcacagtggttaggactccacgctctcactgccaagggtgcaggtttgatcatcgctggtcagggaacaaggatcccacaggccgcaaggcgtggccaaactttaaaaaaaaaaaaaaaaggcacagctGGTCAGAACAGGACTCATTCTACAGGCTCCTTAGCAAGGGCTAAACACCACACTCCATGGGGCACTTGGGAAGAAACGGTACGTGctgtcatggagtttacattttagGAGAGAGATCATTTCCACACACCTAAAGCaatttatgaggaaaaaaaagttccTCAGCCTGGGGCATGGATCTTTTGCCCAGGGTTTCTCAAGTCTCCTTTACAAAGTCTTTATGTTGTGCTTTCATTTCGAGGATAATTTGAAAGAGCTAACATGCATGTTCTGGATCAGCTCATCACCAAAACAATTTCAGTGACCACATATGCAGCTGTGTTTACTGTGTGTTTTGGTGCTTATTGTCACCTTGGCACCAGTGGTAATATACTACATTCGAGAGGATAATGAGAAAAGACCAGCAATAACACGTTATGCTTTCAAGCCAAAAGAGGGAAGCAAAATTATGTCACAGTATCATGCCAAATATTTTCCTGTggttctaagagaaaaaaaagtggtGAGAAAATTGAGCCCTCACACAACAGACAGTAAAGGTGTGCTGAATTCATTCATAAGAGCATATGTTGGAGCAGCCAATATCACATTCACACTGCAAGTAGCAAAGTAGGTTCATCGAAACAGTATTATCTATAACATTAGGTGCAATGGTTTTTGACTatgactttttcattttgtatatttatttttgtttaagatTATATAACAACTATGAGCATAAATAATACCTTCCTAGTTATatctttgcatatatttttaataaaaataatttaaaccatTAATAGAGGGTCCAACCCTTTAGATTTCTTTTCCTATTACAAGGATTGGTTTGAGAAACACTATAGTCTATGATTAAGAATtgattgtggggcttccctggtggtgcggtggttaagaatccgcctgacaatgcaggggacacgggttcgagccctgatccgggaagatcccacatgccgcggagcaactgagcctgtgtgccacaactgctgaagcccacgtgcctggagcctgtgctccccaacggGAGGGGcctccacaatgagaggcccgtgcaccacaacgaagagtaacccctgctcgacgcaactggagaaagcctgagtgcagcaacaaagatccaatgcagctataaataaataaataaatttattaaaaaaaaaaaaaaaaagaattgattgtGGGCCACTGGGGTCAGGCTCCACCCAGCTTATCCACCCTCACTCACACCACTGGGGTCAAGATGGAGGAGCAAGAGTGAGAGCCGTGCCCTGGAGAACTATGTGGAAGACTGTGGTGGGGCCTTTATGATGGGTACTAGAGGTAGTAGTGTCTTTTATGCAATTAAAGGTTTTCACCATTCTCCAGTGGGAGTAAACCAGAGACTACGTGGGAGTTTGACAGCTATTAAAACCAGGCCTCCACAGTTGGGAGGTGGCTTTTCAGTTTGGGGAGGTCTGTTTTCCATGATTCTCTGCTGGATGGTGCATGTTAGAAAGACCTCTGGA
This window of the Balaenoptera ricei isolate mBalRic1 chromosome 20, mBalRic1.hap2, whole genome shotgun sequence genome carries:
- the CWC25 gene encoding pre-mRNA-splicing factor CWC25 homolog, translating into MGGGDLNLKKSWHPQTLRNVEKVWKAEQKHEAERKKIEELQRELREERAREEMQRYAEDVGAVKKKEEKLDWMYQGPGGMVNRDEYLLGRPIDKYVFEKMEEKETGCSSETGLLPGSIFAPSGANSLLDMASKIREDPLFIIRKKEEEKKREVLNNPVKMKKIKELLQMSLEKKEKKKKKEKKKKHKKHKHRSSGSDRCSSEDEHGRERSQKKMANSSPVLSKVPGYGLQVRNSDHSQGLQGPLTAEQKRVRGLKNYSRSRSSSPSPPRHASKKSTREAGSRDRRSRSPGRRSRSPRPSKPHNSKVNRRDRGRSKSLSPKKDIYQRRHAHGYTRKLSSEELERKRQEMMENAKWREEERLNILKKHAKDDEREQRLEKLDSRDGKFIHRMKLESASTSSLEDRVKRNIYSLQRTSVALEKNFMKR